The genomic stretch GCAGGGAGGTGGAATTCAAAAGTTCAGCAGCTTTGGATTTAATTATAATGACAAACTTGGAAAAGATGCTAATCTTGACAACCTCAGCCTCCAATATACAGATTCTAACAATGAAACCCGTTCCAAAGCCTCAAAGACAACGCTTCTTCCGGATTCTACCCTTAAAACGGATTCTGAGAGCAGTAATGAAAATGAATCAAAACAATATAACTTCAACAGCTCAGTAGGTATAAAACTGGATTCACTAACCAATATCTACATAGCACCTTCATTTTCGAAATCAGAAACATTCAGTTTAGGACAATCTGTATCTTCGACATTAAAGGATGGAAACCTTTTGAATGAAAGTAAAAATACCACTCAATCCAAAGGAGAAACCAATACTTTCAGCCCCAATATTAATTTCTTCAAAAACTTTAAGAAAAAGAACAGGTCATTCATGGCTATGATCAATACTTCTATCGCGGAGTCTAACAATGATAACATCAATAAGTCACTGAACACCTTTTATAAGGATACTGGTATGGCTACTGACAATCGTAATCAGTTGCAAAAAAACCGTTCCCAGGACAATAATTATGGGTTTATGGCCAAGTATACGGAACCTGTCTCAGATTCTGCAACCATAGGGATTGGTCTGCAATATAATTCAAAATTAACCAGGGAAATAAGGGATTTCAATGATTTTGACCCTGTTACAGGGCAGTATTCTCAATATAATACACGTCTTTCTAACAGTATTGACCAAAGAATCAATCAGCTTACTCCTGAGTTATCTTATTATCTTTATAAAAAGAAATTCGGTCTGTGGGCTACAGTCAGCACTGATATTTCAGATATGAACGTAAATTCTGTCTTTAACGGGCAACTGTATACCCTTCAGAAAAATTTTGTTCTTCCTAAATATTCAACCAGTTTCCGATATTCATTTAAGGATCGTCAATCATTGATTATCTCCAATACTTCCAGTTTCACGATTCCTGATCCCGGAAAACTGATTCCTTATAAGGACGAGTCCAATCCTTTAATTACCAATACCGGAAATCCTGATCTTAAAAATACCTGGATCAATGAAACAAACCTATCGTTCAACAGTTATAACATCATCAAGAATCTGAATTATCATATTATGGCTGGGTTTACGTATAGAAATAATGATATTATCAATTATTCCAGATATGATAGCTCCGGAAGACAGATTATCACTTATAGCAATATCAGTGGAAATAAAAATTTCAGCTTCAGTACAGGACTAAGTAAAACTTTTAAATGGAATGACCATAAGCTCAGAATTTCTCCAAGATTCAGCATGAATTACAATTATAATAACGGATTCATCAATGGTGAGGCATTTAAAAGCAGGGCCTATAATTTCAATCCTGGTCTTAATCTGAATTATGAAATCAAAGATATATTTACCATAAAACCGTCCTATAGTATTGGGTATAGCTTTTCAAACTATACGAACTATAATGTAAACACAGTGAATACAACCAACCAGTCTTTAAAGGTTGAAGTAACTAATTATCTGTTTCAAAAAGCTTTCTTCATAGGCAATGATTTTTCCTACAACACCAATTCAAATATTGCCCCCGGATTCAAAAAAGATTTCTATTTTTGGAATGCCAGTCTGGGATATTCATTCTACAACAAACAGTTGACAGCGAAAATAAAAGTATACGATGTACTGAATCAAAACCAAAGTGTAAGAAGAACCATTACAGATTCTTATTTTGAAGACCGCGAAGACCTGATCCTGAAACGATACATCATGTTCTCTCTCAGTATGAAACTGAATAAATTTGCCGGTAAAAAACCGAAAAAGAAATAAACACCATACTTTTATATATTTTCATAAATGGCCGGATAATTTTC from Chryseobacterium indologenes encodes the following:
- a CDS encoding TonB-dependent receptor, coding for MKKILLFVFLICNFLIVYAQRLHIDGKISDPEKKPVENATVYLLKAKDSTIINYTATNKEGKFSLQTDEVKEPSFLKIDTEKLSYSKTLEKIEQSLSLGDIELEKKKVINLDEVKITVSPVKIKNDTIEFNASALKVRPDSQIDELLKQVPGVEIGNDGTITVNGKAVDQIMVNGKPFFDKDGKTALQNLPADIIKNIQFTTTKTKEEELTKRAPKSQNTTINFNIDEKKNKGLISKILAGYGSDKRYEGNIFLNYFKGDTKISALASANNINSKSSSGDQIFDTMGRGSGQQGGGIQKFSSFGFNYNDKLGKDANLDNLSLQYTDSNNETRSKASKTTLLPDSTLKTDSESSNENESKQYNFNSSVGIKLDSLTNIYIAPSFSKSETFSLGQSVSSTLKDGNLLNESKNTTQSKGETNTFSPNINFFKNFKKKNRSFMAMINTSIAESNNDNINKSLNTFYKDTGMATDNRNQLQKNRSQDNNYGFMAKYTEPVSDSATIGIGLQYNSKLTREIRDFNDFDPVTGQYSQYNTRLSNSIDQRINQLTPELSYYLYKKKFGLWATVSTDISDMNVNSVFNGQLYTLQKNFVLPKYSTSFRYSFKDRQSLIISNTSSFTIPDPGKLIPYKDESNPLITNTGNPDLKNTWINETNLSFNSYNIIKNLNYHIMAGFTYRNNDIINYSRYDSSGRQIITYSNISGNKNFSFSTGLSKTFKWNDHKLRISPRFSMNYNYNNGFINGEAFKSRAYNFNPGLNLNYEIKDIFTIKPSYSIGYSFSNYTNYNVNTVNTTNQSLKVEVTNYLFQKAFFIGNDFSYNTNSNIAPGFKKDFYFWNASLGYSFYNKQLTAKIKVYDVLNQNQSVRRTITDSYFEDREDLILKRYIMFSLSMKLNKFAGKKPKKK